The Lasioglossum baleicum chromosome 12, iyLasBale1, whole genome shotgun sequence genome includes a region encoding these proteins:
- the Epsiloncop gene encoding coatomer subunit epsilon produces the protein MAADKMSQFFGVKDNFLIGNYQECIREAQKIKPSTSDMATERDGYLYRAYIAQKKYRVVLDELNSSSPVSLQPLKILADYFANPDRRDSILKQLQEGDVKNYNFLIVAATIYYHENNLDTALLLLKDAEHLECLALRLAIFLKMHRVDLAKDILKNMQTIDEDCTVTQLAQAWLNISGADKLHEAYYILQEMTDKYSRTSTMLNGQASCFIGQGKYDEAETALQESLEKDSNNPVTLINMVVLSHHLGKQPEIINRYLSQLKESHADHPFVKEYSQKTSEFQRLVKQFSVSA, from the exons ATGGCCGCGGATAAAATGAGTCAGTTTTTCGGTGTGAAAGACAACTTTCTCATCGGTAATTATCAAGAATGCATCAGGGAGGCGCAAAAGATAAAG CCGTCTACGTCAGACATGGCAACAGAACGAGATGGATATCTTTACCGCGCGTATATAGCACAGAAAAAATATCGCGTTGTGCTGGATGAGCTCAACAGTTCGTCACCAGTGTCACTTCaacctctaaaaatattagccGATTACTTTGCCAATCCCGATCGTAGAGATTCGATACTCAAGCAACTGCAAGAAGGTGATGTCAAGAATTACAACTTCTTGATCGTTGCGGCCACTATATATTACCACGAGAATAATCTAGACACAGCTCTTTTGTTGCTCAAAGATGCAGAGCACTTGGAGTGCCTGGCATTGAGATtagcaattttcttgaaaatgcaCAGAGTAGATCTCGCAAAAGACATATTGAAAAATATGCAAACAATAGACGAAGATTGCACCGTGACTCAACTGGCTCAAGCGTGGCTGAACATTAGTGGAGCAGACAAGTTACATGAAGCTTATTACATACTACAA GAAATGACAGATAAATATTCTCGTACCAGTACAATGTTGAATGGACAAGCTAGCTGTTTCATTGGGCAAGGCAAATACGATGAAGCAGAAACAGCTTTACAAGAATCGCTAGAGAAGGATAGCAACAATCCAGTAACTCTGATTAACATGGTTGTTCTCTCTCATCATTTAGGAAAGCAACCAGAAATTATTAATCGTTATCTGAGCCAATTAAAAGAGTCTCATGCAGACCACCCATTTGTTAAAGAATATTCTCAAAAGACTTCAGAATTCCAAAGGCTAGTGAAGCAGTTTTCTGTGTCTGCCTAA
- the LOC143213911 gene encoding poly(A) RNA polymerase gld-2 homolog A encodes MYHTMYPPQIMVQIMGGQQANGQCPPVQTHAMHIHGTNAFHQADYTKYRPDACAQNRHQLVQTGSYPLELLQLMGVEIPSLRRIEYVQSNSGTPLGNWQRRVNTSNNSPIIPSPHVAFRPTNNGLVKKSNWYSKPGKRTSFRETFGNNEKYGSDSGFSSRSPTPNKHQIDNSLTESSDERDSVVSSVEQNMKKPQKPHSNNATNNNRAMQYGGNSNASTHQFYQNPRHVNCYPPAMSTSRSQVQNYQNKRRYHSGRNSPPPQRLQRSKKYIGLVSPSYSTFPRHGIAPDRFLARSHLVEVTRTPDDLLSGSIWDNLSKDIWSKFMMNQQTETVYRNKMMLWRYLYIYIKTAFPKYGLFLVGSTMNGFGSDNSDVDMCLLVRHTEMDQRIEAIGHLEQIFKCLKRCDFIEQLELIQAKVPILKFHDSIQNLEVDLNCNNAVGIRNTHLLYCYSRIDWRVRPLVLLVKLWAQSQDINDAKNMTISSYSLVLMVIHFLQCGVSPPVLPCLHSLYEGKFTPHTDIHCIDMQEEIDIPAAVLRPKNRQSLGELLVEFFRYYVMFDFNQYAISVRLANKILIEECRRARSYKNDPHQWKYLCIEEPFDLTNTARSVYDPDVFARIKRVFDRTYQNLKEHHDLARIFIKVDSPASYIVT; translated from the exons ATGTATCACACTATGTACCCGCCGCAAATAATGGTGCAGATAATGGGTGGCCAACAGGCAAATGGACAGTGTCCACCAGTTCAAACGCACGCAATGCACATTCACGGTACAAATGCGTTCCATCAAGCTGATTACACAAAGTATCGACCAGATGCTTGTGCACAGAATAGACATCAGTTGGTACAG ACAGGATCTTACCCATTGGAATTACTGCAATTGATGGGCGTTGAAATCCCTTCACTGCGACGCATAGAATACGTGCAGTCGAATAGCGGAACACCTTTGGGAAATTGGCAGAGACGTGTAAACACATCGAACAATTCGCCTATTATACCATCTCCTCATGTCGCTTTTAGACCAACCAACAATGGTTTAGTAAAGAAGTCAAATTGGTATAGTAAACCTGGTAAAAGAACTTCGTTCAGGGAAACGTTTGGAAACAACGAGAAATATGGTAGCGATAGCGGCTTTAGTTCACGTTCACCTACACCAAATAAACACCAAATCGATAATAGTCTAACAGAAAGCTCAGATGAACGGGATTCTGTAGTTTCTTCTGTTGAACAAAACATGAA GAAACCACAGAAACCTCATTCAAATAACGCTACAAATAATAATAGAGCAATGCAGTACGGTGGAAATTCAAACGCCTCTACGCatcaattttatcaaaatccaaGACACGTTAATTGTTATCCGCCTGCGATGTCAACATCTAGGTCCCAAGTACAGAACTATCAAAATAAAAGGAGATACCACTCAG GAAGAAATAGTCCACCTCCTCAAAGACTACAACGAAGCAAAAAGTATATAGGATTAGTGTCGCCGAGTTATAGCACGTTTCCGAGACACGGAATTGCTCCAGACCGATTCCTTGCTAGATCACACTTGGTCGAAGTCACTCGTACGCCGGACGACCTGCTCAGTGGATCGATTTGGGATAATCTTTCTAAAGACATTTGGTCAAAGTTTATGATGAATCAACAGACTGAAACCGTTTACAGAAACAAAATGATGCTGTGGAGATACctctatatttatattaaa ACTGCATTTCCAAAGTACGGTTTATTTTTGGTTGGATCTACGATGAATGGATTTGGATCGGATAATAGTGATGTTGACATGTGCCTGTTAGTGAGACATACAGAGATGGATCAAAGAATCGAAGCTATTGGACATTTGGAACAAATATTTAAATGTCTGAAAAGATGCG ATTTTATAGAACAGCTGGAACTTATACAAGCAAAAGTACCGATCCTGAAGTTTCATGATTCGATACAGAATTTAGAAGTGGATTTAAATTGCAACAACGCCGTCGGCATTCGGAACACTCATTTACTCTACTGTTACTCACGAA TTGACTGGAGAGTGAGACCATTGGTTCTCCTTGTCAAACTTTGGGCTCAGTCTCAGGATATTAACGACGCGAAAAACATGACCATATCAAGTTATTCCTTGGTTCTCATGGTTATTCATTTTCTGCAGT GCGGTGTCAGTCCTCCAGTATTGCCTTGCTTGCATTCTCTTTACGAAGGTAAATTTACACCGCACACCGATATTCATTGCATCGATATGCAAGAAGAAATAGACATTCCAGCTGCTGTACTACGGCCTAAGAATCGACAGTCGTTAGGGGAACTTCTAGTTGAATTTTTTCGATATTACGTTATGTTCGA CTTCAACCAGTACGCGATATCTGTGCGGCTGGCTAATAAGATTCTCATCGAAGAATGTCGAAGAGCGAGATCTTACAAAAATGATCCACACCAGTGGAAATATTTGTGCATTGAAG AGCCATTTGATCTAACTAATACGGCAAGATCGGTGTACGACCCCGACGTTTTCGCGAGGATCAAACGCGTGTTCGACCGTACGTACCAGAACTTGAAGGAGCACCACGACCTGGCCAGAATATTCATCAAGGTGGACTCACCTGCTTCCTATATCGTTACGTAA
- the Upf1 gene encoding upf1 RNA helicase isoform X2: protein MSVDAYGPSSQTLTFLDPEEADLIGADTQGSEFDFTDFTLPSPSQTQASQHDVAQSQPSQPVQVNGTSGGSSLELKISGAAQSLAELQFEEEEEEAYYNRDLPEHACKYCGIHEASCVVMCNVCRKWFCNGRGNTSGSHIINHLVRAKHKEVTLHRDGPLGETVLECYSCAVRNVFVLGFIPAKADSVVVLLCRQPCAAQSSLKDMNWDQEQWKPLIEDRSFLAWLVKIPSEQEQLRARQISAQQINKLEELWRDNVDATFQDLEKPGVDEEPQQVLLRYEDGYQYQNIFGPLVKLEADYDKRLKESQTQENIEVRWDVGLNKKTIAYFMLAKTDGDMKLMHGDELRLRYLGELHKPWSGIGHVIKIPDNYGEEVGIELKNNSGAPTECISNFVVDFIWKSTSFDRMQLALRKFAVDDTSVSAYIYHRLLGHEVEEVLFRCHLPKHFSAPNLPDLNRSQVYAVKHAVQRPLSLIQGPPGTGKTVTSATIVYQLVKQNGGPVLVCAPSNTAVDQLTEKIHKSNLKVVRLCAKSREAIDSPVSFLALHNQIKNMETNTELQKLQQLKDETGELSSVDEKRYRLLKKAAEKELLEAADVICCTCVGAGDPRLHRLKFHSILIDESMQATEPECMVPVVLGAKQLILVGDHCQLGPVVMCKKAARAGLSQSLFERLVVLGIRPFRLEVQYRMHPDLSRFPSNFFYEGSLQNGVCADERKLLKIDFPWPAPDKPMFFYVTQGQEEIAGSGTSYLNRTEASNVEKIATRFLRCGVKPEQIGVITPYEGQRAYLVQYMQYQGSLHSKLYQEIEVASVDAFQGREKDIIIMSCVRSNEHQGIGFLNDPRRLNVALTRAKYGIIIVGNPKVLSKQPLWNHLLSFYKEQKVLVEGPLNNLKESMIQFAKPKKLVNAANPGSHFMSTSMYDAREALIPGSVYDRSGTQVNGTQNHNPYYQRNVPLDIFSRTHDTISYISPERAQAAMNNVPVPVGMFMNMAHVPPRFYNQHQQALQARQNQRNRRGTALSKNKQGPRMGKLSQTEQNTQPYSQPGLPLTQGTTQGMSQPGFSLSQPGLSQAELSQDSFAVGEFQSQMDGLLSQDSTYQGDRSGFYQSGQSQAGGQFSQPY from the exons ATGAGCGTCGACGCGTACGGTCCCAGCAGTCAAACCCTCACGTTCCTCGACCCGGAGGAAGCGGACCTGATCGGAGCGGACACGCAAGGCAGCGAGTTCGATTTCACCGATTTTACCCTACCCTCACCGAGTCAGACGCAGGCCTCGCAGCACGATGTTGCTCAAAGTCAACCTAGCCAGCCCGTACAG GTTAATGGAACAAGCGGTGGGTCTTCCTTggagttaaaaatttctggagCTGCGCAGAGCCTCGCCGAGTTACAAtttgaagaagaggaggaggaagcaTATTATAATCGTGATTTGCCTGAACATGCTTGTAAATATTGTGGAATTCACGAAGCATCTTGCGTTGTTATGTGTAATGTCTGCCGCAAATGGTTTTGTAATGGACGTGGTAATACATCCGGATCGCATATCATCAATCATCTTGTCAGAGCAAAGCACAAGGAAGTCACTCTTCACAG GGATGGTCCCCTTGGAGAAACAGTTCTGGAATGCTACTCTTGCGCTGTTAGAAATGTTTTTGTTCTTGGCTTCATTCCTGCAAAAGCAGACTCTGTTGTTGTCTTACTCTGTAGACAACCGTGTGCGGCTCAAAGTTCCTTGAAGGACATGAACTG GGACCAGGAACAATGGAAGCCTTTAATCGAAGACCGCAGCTTTCTTGCGTGGCTGGTGAAAATTCCATCCGAACAGGAACAGCTGCGCGCTCGACAAATCTCTGCGCAGCAGATCAACAAATTGGAAGAATTATGGCGCGACAACGTTGACGCAACCTTCCAAGATCTAGAAAAACCTGGAGTGGATGAGGAGCCACAGCAAGTGCTTTTGCGGTACGAGGACGGCTATCAATACCAGAATATATTCGGTCCCCTTGTAAAGCTGGAAGCAGACTACGATAAACGATTGAAGGAGTCACAAACGCAGGAGAATATCGAAGTTCGATGGGATGTTGGTCTCAACAAGAAGACCATAGCCTACTTTATGTTGGCCAAAACCGACGGTGATATGAAACTGATGCATGGGGACGAATTGAGACTCCGCTACTTGGGCGAACTGCACAAGCCCTGGTCAGGCATTGGGCACGTGATCAAAATCCCTGACAATTACGGCGAGGAAGTTGGTATAGAGTTGAAGAACAATTCTGGGGCTCCAACGGAATGTATCAGTAATTTTGTTGTTGACTTTATTTGGAAGAGTACGAGCTTCGACCG CATGCAGTTGGCATTACGGAAATTCGCCGTGGATGACACTTCCGTGTCCGCTTATATCTACCACAGACTATTGGGCCACGAAGTGGAGGAGGTCCTATTCCGTTGTCATTTGCCTAAACATTTTAGCGCCCCGAATTTGCCCGACTTAAATCGGTCTCAGGTGTACGCCGTGAAGCACGCGGTCCAGAGACCGTTGTCATTGATCCAAGGACCACCTGGCACAGGGAAAACTGTGACCAGTGCAACGATAGTTTACCAATTGGTGAAACAGAACGGTGGACCCGTATTGGTGTGCGCTCCTTCCAATACAGCCGTGGACCAACTCACAGAGAAGATACACAAATCAAATCTGAAGGTGGTGCGACTTTGCGCGAAATCGAGAGAAGCGATCGACTCTCCTGTGAGCTTCCTGGCTCTGCACAATCAGATCAAGAACATGGAGACGAACACCGAGTTGCAGAAGCTACAACAATTGAAGGACGAGACGGGAGAATTGTCGAGCGTCGACGAGAAACGTTACAGACTGCTGAAGAAAGCAGCGGAAAAGGAACTGCTGGAAGCGGCCGATGTGATTTGCTGCACCTGCGTTGGGGCAGGTGATCCGAGGCTGCACAGACTGAAATTCCATTCAATCCTGATCGACGAGAGTATGCAGGCAACGGAGCCCGAGTGCATGGTGCCGGTCGTGCTTGGAGCTAAGCAGCTGATCCTCGTTGGCGATCATTGTCAATTAGGACCGGTAGTTATGTGCAAGAAAGCCGCCAGAGCGGGCTTGTCGCAGTCTCTATTTGAAAGGCTTGTTGTCCTTGGAATCAGACCCTTCCGTTTGGAGGTGCAGTACCGTATGCACCCAGATTTATCGCGCTTCCCGTCGAACTTCTTCTACGAGGGATCTCTGCAGAACGGCGTGTGTGCCGATGAGAGAAAGTTGTTGAAGATCGACTTTCCCTGGCCCGCCCCGGACAAGCCCATGTTCTTCTATGTCACCCAAGGACAAGAAGAAATCGCCGGCAGCGGAACATCCTACTTGAATCGAACCGAAGCATCGAATGTCGAGAAGATAGCGACGCGTTTCCTACGTTGCGGCGTGAAACCCGAGCAAATCGGCGTGATAACACCTTACGAGGGACAAAGGGCCTATCTGGTGCAGTATATGCAGTACCAGGGCTCGCTGCACTCGAAGCTCTACCAAGAGATTGAGGTAGCCAGCGTGGACGCGTTCCAGGGTCGAGAGAAGGATATAATAATCATGTCCTGTGTGAGATCGAACGAGCACCAAGGCATCGGGTTCTTGAATGATCCGAGACGTTTGAATGTTGCCCTGACGCGAGCCAAGTATGGGATAATCATTGTAGGAAACCCAAAAGTATTGTCGAAGCAACCACTTTGGAATCACCTGTTAAGCTTCTACAAGGAACAGAAAGTGCTGGTCGAGGGACCGTTGAACAATCTGAAGGAGTCGATGATTCAATTCGCCAAGCCAAAAAAACTCGTCAATGCTGCGAACCCGGGCTCACATTTCATGTCCACATCTATGTACGACGCCAGGGAGGCTCTGATACCGGGATCGGTGTACGACAGGTCCGGCACTCAGGTGAACGGGACGCAGAACCATAATCCGTATTATCAGAGGAACGTGCCACTAGACATATTCAGCAGGACTCACGACACGATCAGCTACATCAGTCCAGAGAGGGCACAGGCGGCTATGAACAACGTGCCGGTTCCGGTGGGCATGTTCATGAACATGGCTCACGTGCCACCAAGATTCTATAATCAGCATCAGCAAGCGCTGCAAGCTAGGCAAAACCAACGAAACCGTCGTGGGACCGCTCTGTCCAAGAACAAGCAGGGACCGCGTATGGGCAAACTGAGTCAGACGGAGCAAAACACCCAACCGTATAGTCAGCCGGGGCTGCCGTTGACCCAAGGCACGACTCAGGGCATGTCTCAACCGGGCTTCAGTCTTTCTCAGCCTGGGCTGAGCCAGGCGGAGCTCTCACAGGACTCGTTTGCGGTTGGCGAGTTCCAGTCGCAGATGGACGGCTTGTTGTCACAGGACTCGACTTACCAAGGTGATCGAAGTGGATTTTATCAGTCAGGACAGTCACAAGCCGGGGGACAGTTCTCCCAGCCATACTGA
- the Upf1 gene encoding upf1 RNA helicase isoform X1 translates to MSVDAYGPSSQTLTFLDPEEADLIGADTQGSEFDFTDFTLPSPSQTQASQHDVAQSQPSQPVQVGFLVNGTSGGSSLELKISGAAQSLAELQFEEEEEEAYYNRDLPEHACKYCGIHEASCVVMCNVCRKWFCNGRGNTSGSHIINHLVRAKHKEVTLHRDGPLGETVLECYSCAVRNVFVLGFIPAKADSVVVLLCRQPCAAQSSLKDMNWDQEQWKPLIEDRSFLAWLVKIPSEQEQLRARQISAQQINKLEELWRDNVDATFQDLEKPGVDEEPQQVLLRYEDGYQYQNIFGPLVKLEADYDKRLKESQTQENIEVRWDVGLNKKTIAYFMLAKTDGDMKLMHGDELRLRYLGELHKPWSGIGHVIKIPDNYGEEVGIELKNNSGAPTECISNFVVDFIWKSTSFDRMQLALRKFAVDDTSVSAYIYHRLLGHEVEEVLFRCHLPKHFSAPNLPDLNRSQVYAVKHAVQRPLSLIQGPPGTGKTVTSATIVYQLVKQNGGPVLVCAPSNTAVDQLTEKIHKSNLKVVRLCAKSREAIDSPVSFLALHNQIKNMETNTELQKLQQLKDETGELSSVDEKRYRLLKKAAEKELLEAADVICCTCVGAGDPRLHRLKFHSILIDESMQATEPECMVPVVLGAKQLILVGDHCQLGPVVMCKKAARAGLSQSLFERLVVLGIRPFRLEVQYRMHPDLSRFPSNFFYEGSLQNGVCADERKLLKIDFPWPAPDKPMFFYVTQGQEEIAGSGTSYLNRTEASNVEKIATRFLRCGVKPEQIGVITPYEGQRAYLVQYMQYQGSLHSKLYQEIEVASVDAFQGREKDIIIMSCVRSNEHQGIGFLNDPRRLNVALTRAKYGIIIVGNPKVLSKQPLWNHLLSFYKEQKVLVEGPLNNLKESMIQFAKPKKLVNAANPGSHFMSTSMYDAREALIPGSVYDRSGTQVNGTQNHNPYYQRNVPLDIFSRTHDTISYISPERAQAAMNNVPVPVGMFMNMAHVPPRFYNQHQQALQARQNQRNRRGTALSKNKQGPRMGKLSQTEQNTQPYSQPGLPLTQGTTQGMSQPGFSLSQPGLSQAELSQDSFAVGEFQSQMDGLLSQDSTYQGDRSGFYQSGQSQAGGQFSQPY, encoded by the exons ATGAGCGTCGACGCGTACGGTCCCAGCAGTCAAACCCTCACGTTCCTCGACCCGGAGGAAGCGGACCTGATCGGAGCGGACACGCAAGGCAGCGAGTTCGATTTCACCGATTTTACCCTACCCTCACCGAGTCAGACGCAGGCCTCGCAGCACGATGTTGCTCAAAGTCAACCTAGCCAGCCCGTACAGGTTGGTTTTCTG GTTAATGGAACAAGCGGTGGGTCTTCCTTggagttaaaaatttctggagCTGCGCAGAGCCTCGCCGAGTTACAAtttgaagaagaggaggaggaagcaTATTATAATCGTGATTTGCCTGAACATGCTTGTAAATATTGTGGAATTCACGAAGCATCTTGCGTTGTTATGTGTAATGTCTGCCGCAAATGGTTTTGTAATGGACGTGGTAATACATCCGGATCGCATATCATCAATCATCTTGTCAGAGCAAAGCACAAGGAAGTCACTCTTCACAG GGATGGTCCCCTTGGAGAAACAGTTCTGGAATGCTACTCTTGCGCTGTTAGAAATGTTTTTGTTCTTGGCTTCATTCCTGCAAAAGCAGACTCTGTTGTTGTCTTACTCTGTAGACAACCGTGTGCGGCTCAAAGTTCCTTGAAGGACATGAACTG GGACCAGGAACAATGGAAGCCTTTAATCGAAGACCGCAGCTTTCTTGCGTGGCTGGTGAAAATTCCATCCGAACAGGAACAGCTGCGCGCTCGACAAATCTCTGCGCAGCAGATCAACAAATTGGAAGAATTATGGCGCGACAACGTTGACGCAACCTTCCAAGATCTAGAAAAACCTGGAGTGGATGAGGAGCCACAGCAAGTGCTTTTGCGGTACGAGGACGGCTATCAATACCAGAATATATTCGGTCCCCTTGTAAAGCTGGAAGCAGACTACGATAAACGATTGAAGGAGTCACAAACGCAGGAGAATATCGAAGTTCGATGGGATGTTGGTCTCAACAAGAAGACCATAGCCTACTTTATGTTGGCCAAAACCGACGGTGATATGAAACTGATGCATGGGGACGAATTGAGACTCCGCTACTTGGGCGAACTGCACAAGCCCTGGTCAGGCATTGGGCACGTGATCAAAATCCCTGACAATTACGGCGAGGAAGTTGGTATAGAGTTGAAGAACAATTCTGGGGCTCCAACGGAATGTATCAGTAATTTTGTTGTTGACTTTATTTGGAAGAGTACGAGCTTCGACCG CATGCAGTTGGCATTACGGAAATTCGCCGTGGATGACACTTCCGTGTCCGCTTATATCTACCACAGACTATTGGGCCACGAAGTGGAGGAGGTCCTATTCCGTTGTCATTTGCCTAAACATTTTAGCGCCCCGAATTTGCCCGACTTAAATCGGTCTCAGGTGTACGCCGTGAAGCACGCGGTCCAGAGACCGTTGTCATTGATCCAAGGACCACCTGGCACAGGGAAAACTGTGACCAGTGCAACGATAGTTTACCAATTGGTGAAACAGAACGGTGGACCCGTATTGGTGTGCGCTCCTTCCAATACAGCCGTGGACCAACTCACAGAGAAGATACACAAATCAAATCTGAAGGTGGTGCGACTTTGCGCGAAATCGAGAGAAGCGATCGACTCTCCTGTGAGCTTCCTGGCTCTGCACAATCAGATCAAGAACATGGAGACGAACACCGAGTTGCAGAAGCTACAACAATTGAAGGACGAGACGGGAGAATTGTCGAGCGTCGACGAGAAACGTTACAGACTGCTGAAGAAAGCAGCGGAAAAGGAACTGCTGGAAGCGGCCGATGTGATTTGCTGCACCTGCGTTGGGGCAGGTGATCCGAGGCTGCACAGACTGAAATTCCATTCAATCCTGATCGACGAGAGTATGCAGGCAACGGAGCCCGAGTGCATGGTGCCGGTCGTGCTTGGAGCTAAGCAGCTGATCCTCGTTGGCGATCATTGTCAATTAGGACCGGTAGTTATGTGCAAGAAAGCCGCCAGAGCGGGCTTGTCGCAGTCTCTATTTGAAAGGCTTGTTGTCCTTGGAATCAGACCCTTCCGTTTGGAGGTGCAGTACCGTATGCACCCAGATTTATCGCGCTTCCCGTCGAACTTCTTCTACGAGGGATCTCTGCAGAACGGCGTGTGTGCCGATGAGAGAAAGTTGTTGAAGATCGACTTTCCCTGGCCCGCCCCGGACAAGCCCATGTTCTTCTATGTCACCCAAGGACAAGAAGAAATCGCCGGCAGCGGAACATCCTACTTGAATCGAACCGAAGCATCGAATGTCGAGAAGATAGCGACGCGTTTCCTACGTTGCGGCGTGAAACCCGAGCAAATCGGCGTGATAACACCTTACGAGGGACAAAGGGCCTATCTGGTGCAGTATATGCAGTACCAGGGCTCGCTGCACTCGAAGCTCTACCAAGAGATTGAGGTAGCCAGCGTGGACGCGTTCCAGGGTCGAGAGAAGGATATAATAATCATGTCCTGTGTGAGATCGAACGAGCACCAAGGCATCGGGTTCTTGAATGATCCGAGACGTTTGAATGTTGCCCTGACGCGAGCCAAGTATGGGATAATCATTGTAGGAAACCCAAAAGTATTGTCGAAGCAACCACTTTGGAATCACCTGTTAAGCTTCTACAAGGAACAGAAAGTGCTGGTCGAGGGACCGTTGAACAATCTGAAGGAGTCGATGATTCAATTCGCCAAGCCAAAAAAACTCGTCAATGCTGCGAACCCGGGCTCACATTTCATGTCCACATCTATGTACGACGCCAGGGAGGCTCTGATACCGGGATCGGTGTACGACAGGTCCGGCACTCAGGTGAACGGGACGCAGAACCATAATCCGTATTATCAGAGGAACGTGCCACTAGACATATTCAGCAGGACTCACGACACGATCAGCTACATCAGTCCAGAGAGGGCACAGGCGGCTATGAACAACGTGCCGGTTCCGGTGGGCATGTTCATGAACATGGCTCACGTGCCACCAAGATTCTATAATCAGCATCAGCAAGCGCTGCAAGCTAGGCAAAACCAACGAAACCGTCGTGGGACCGCTCTGTCCAAGAACAAGCAGGGACCGCGTATGGGCAAACTGAGTCAGACGGAGCAAAACACCCAACCGTATAGTCAGCCGGGGCTGCCGTTGACCCAAGGCACGACTCAGGGCATGTCTCAACCGGGCTTCAGTCTTTCTCAGCCTGGGCTGAGCCAGGCGGAGCTCTCACAGGACTCGTTTGCGGTTGGCGAGTTCCAGTCGCAGATGGACGGCTTGTTGTCACAGGACTCGACTTACCAAGGTGATCGAAGTGGATTTTATCAGTCAGGACAGTCACAAGCCGGGGGACAGTTCTCCCAGCCATACTGA